One region of Glycine max cultivar Williams 82 chromosome 9, Glycine_max_v4.0, whole genome shotgun sequence genomic DNA includes:
- the LOC100785211 gene encoding G-patch domain-containing protein: MKKLSFSIPTAKPQSVDTSTTRKDDDSDGTKQYITEFDPSKPANPKITIPPIQNQWNPQQDNEHSTTRWRRTPEETELLRKLKLEEDLQRLPEDQGLEEFKDVPVEVFGEALLAGYGWTEGMGIGKKAKEDVKVVQVKGRTSREGLGFVANASGNNLNHCDHHLCNLQF; this comes from the coding sequence ATGAAGAAGTTGTCTTTCTCCATCCCCACCGCAAAACCCCAATCGGTGGACACTTCCACCACCCGAAAGGACGACGACAGCGACGGAACCAAACAGTACATCACCGAATTCGACCCTTCCAAACCCGCAAACCCCAAAATCACAATCCCCCCAATCCAAAACCAGTGGAACCCCCAACAAGACAACGAACACAGCACCACGCGGTGGCGCCGCACTCCGGAGGAGACCGAGCTGCTGCGTAAGCTGAAACTGGAGGAAGATCTGCAGAGGTTGCCGGAGGACCAGGGGTTGGAGGAGTTCAAGGATGTCCCCGTCGAGGTTTTCGGCGAGGCGTTGCTCGCTGGGTATGGCTGGACGGAAGGGATGGGGATTGGGAAGAAGGCCAAAGAGGACGTGAAGGTGGTACAGGTCAAGGGGAGAACCTCAAGGGAAGGATTAGGGTTCGTTGCCAATGCTTCTGGCAACAATTTGAATCACTGCGACCATCATTTATGTAATTTGCAGTTCTAG